The sequence AGATTCAAGTTCTCAAGTTGTGCATGAGCAGCATGCGTGTTGTGTGCAAACAGCGAAAGATATGGTTTGCATTCGAGAAAAGCTTCTAGAAATAGAAACCAAACAGTCGAATCTAATGAATATGTTGCAGGTAACTGTCTTGACCTTTGTAGGGGTGGTAAAAGGTGCGGGTCACTTGGGTTGGATGATGAGCTTGTGTCAAACGGTCAATCTTCTATTACACTTTGAGTCTTGTACCACAAACAattattactttttttatcatagatATTTTTTGTGATagtaatatatattttaaactttTATAATAAAGTGATTTAGAGGGTTTTATACTGTTATGTACTTGAATGGTTTTCGGAAGATTTCAGACTCAGTTACTCATAAATGGGTCAATTCTGGTTTTATTTTATCTGTTAATATATCTATTATTCAGTTTGTTTTTCAAATAGTATAATATTGTTGCCTCAATCTCTGAATATTTAATGGAGAATCTAAAAGTTTAGGGCAAAAAGTGTTTCGGGTCAACCCAACCAGTGCAACAAAATATACACTTTGACCCGTTATCAAATCTTCCCATCTTACCCGTATTACTAAATCATCTTATAAGTTGACAAGTAGCGCCACTATATGACATTTGGGTTTCAGGTTTTGAATTTTAATTACAAAGTATATACTCACAACTTATATACTCACAACTTTTACCATCTGTAATTCATATTTTTGTACTTGATTACTGTGCACATGTATTAGATGTTTGCTACAAAAACAATGGATAGCTTGTCCATGATACAACAAAAGGTGTCAAGTTTAGAAGATGTGGTGGATCAAATGGCGGAAAACGTCGATCACGGTGGACGACATTCCGAATTAACCGCTCGATTCCTAAAAAAGAATTCTACTACTCCGTCTCCTAGACTCTCGACCTGCACTCCAAGATCATCATTGGATACACGCAGTAGGAAATTTCCGTTGGAGCCGATAAGAAAATCTGATTCTTGGGAAGACTCTACGTTTACTAGAAGCAAAACTGACACTCGTGCTAGTACCGGTAGCGGTTCAGATATATGGGTGGACCCCGCTGTAAAGTTAAGTAGAAACCCTGCAGGAAAGGGCATGCAGAAGAGTAGTTTGGGGGTGGGGAACCATCGAGGACCGAATAGAAactatggtggtggtggtgggttcaGTTTGAATATGGAAGTCGAGCATAGTTCCTGCAAAATTATTAAAGGCTACTTTTCTCAAGGTGACTTAGACTCTGCGTACGTTGAAGCGTTGAATTCTGGTGATGAAATGGTTTTAGTTGATCTTCTTGATAAAACAGGGCCTGTTTTAGAAAATTTATCAAATAGAACTGCAAATGATGTACTCAGCACTTTGGCTTTGTTTTTGTCTAAACAGCAGTTCATGAGTTCGATAATTCCCTGGTTGCAGCAGGTAATAATCCTGCCCATTTTGCCACCTGTACTTACTAGAATCATATCATAAGTTGActtaacaaatttattatatctcaTGATATTTTTCAGGCAGTTGACTTGAGTAGTGGGCATGGACCAAATCATTTTGTATTCACTGCAAAAGCAAGGAGACAGTTCTTGGGTGCAATTCAAGAAGTTGTTGACATGGAGTTCCCGAATGCTACCGATAGGAGGTCTATTACGCAGTTGGTATCACGATTGCATCAAGTTTGGGGTACGCAATCATATGCTTAGAATTTACTATATCCTGTGCTTACATGCATCTTTTATACTCACTATAGTTATATTCTTGAATGCCGATGTCTATATTCTTAACTTTTATGTCCAATCAAGCGCTATGATATTAACGGAATGAAAATGTTTTCTTATGCAGGAAAATGCTCTTGAGATAACTGCGTGTGGTTGCGTTGAATGCTTATGAGACTGATGATTTACTTTTTTAGACGTTACAGCTCAAGTGCTTAGTTTTGAATTGTAGGTTGATCGTTAGTGAATGATAGAACTTGAACATGATATGATGTTTTCTTTCGAATATGTGAAGCAAAAAGTTTACGTTTTGGCATAACACGAGCTCTCTGTGTACTATGGTCAGGCTTGAATCAGTCTTATTTTGAAGGAGAAAAAGTGATCTGACTCCAATTtacttaaataattattatatataaggtCATGTTTGTGATGATCACTGTTTTattttttgtatttatatttatattaagttATACTTATTATACATCCTTAAATGCCAGTTGCAATTAGTATTACCGTATACGGATTTTTAAGAAATACTGTAGTACCTTCAATACACAACCAACTAGTACTAGAATCACGTCTCAATAATAATGCCATTGAACAGTTTTTATGGCGAAAAATAGAAAGATCAGATCAAGAAAACTGATCACATAAGCCAAAATGATCAACAGTTGAAATAAAGTAGaaatttcatttcatttcatctAATCAATTTATAATCAGAAACTTCACATCTGAGTAACCCAAAAATAAAAGCtatccaaatagatcttgtacaacAAAGTTTTCATTAAAACATATTTCATTCTAAGATATCTTAATCTCCATTGGGACCTCGTTTTCGCCATCACCTTTGACTTGATTTTCCTTCTTTTTGAAGTCCGGGGCCTCAAACAACGTCACACTCCCGCTCCCACTTTGAAAAAGAGCCTCTTCTTGACCAAGGTCGCGGGTCTGAATAGACTCGAGTGTCTCAACGACCTGGGTCATAACGGGCCTACCTTTAGGATTTTGACTGAGACATTGGTAGGCCAGATTGGCAACTTTTATGGCGGTTTTTGATGAATATTGACCTTCCATTCTCGGGTCTAGTATTCTTACAAGTTTCTTGTTGTGAACAAGAAGCGGTCTAGCCCATTCGACAAGGTTGTGTTCACGGCTAGGGCGGCTCTTGTCCATGGCTCTTCGTCCAATTAACATCTCGAGAAGCACCACCCCAAACCCATATATATCACTTCTTGCAGTCAAGTGTCCTGCCACACCAAAATTATCAAATATTTATTCGATACATAATAACGAGTCTGAGATTTTCAAATTGTACACTTTCATACTTACTAAAGCAATTTCaaaacatacatatgcacataataAGTCCATAGCTGACTTTAAAAAGTCAACCCTTCACAAACTCAAGTACAAAACAGTATGAATATCTCAACCTTGTAACACCAATTATTATAATAATGTTGCAATTAGATTAAGACCATTGAATGTAATTTATTACGTATGAAATCTCATGCTACGATttatcatgcaactaataaggccaTCTAGCTATTAAAAGTTAAATTTTGTAGGACACAATTGCACCTAACTGAGTCCAAGTTGACCATTTAATTCGGATGGACCATATATATTATATAGGAGTATATTATATATGCCACACTCCATTTACTACCACATCATTGAATAGAACCAGAAACCTAAGCAAAGGTATAATATTCAGTTAGTACCTATAATGAAGCATATAGTTCCATACAACAGTTTAGTCCCTCCACATTTTAACTTTCAAAAATTATATGAAGTTTTTGCTTTTCAAGATATGTTCAATAATAGAACAGGACGGATCGGAAATAAAATGATCAAAAGTTCTGTAACTAATTTGTAAATTGCAGATAAAATaatataaatgaaaaaaaaaaatcatctcAAGCTTTCTCTTCCCAAAGTTGTGATGATATAATAGGTGGAAAAATATGTATGCctagatttatatatttttatatataccccACAttgataaattttgaattttacatTTGGCTATTTTATGATTTACATACATAAAGTTTGCGTATAACTGAACTCACCAGTCATGACATACTCAGGAGCAGCATATCCGTAGGTACCCATAACTCGAGTCGACACATGGGTTTGATCTCCCATTGGCCCCTCCTTCGCTAGTCCAAAATCCGACAGCTTTGCATTGAACTCCTGCAAATTAGTTAAATATTAACAATGAATTTTCTGTCATTTTTTTAGTTAAGGACAGGAACAATAATCTAAAAAGTATAACAGCTCATATTGACCAACCGCATCCAACAGGATATTTGATGTTTTGAAATCCCGATAAATGATAGGCCTTTCAGCATCATGTAGAAAAGCAAGCCCTTTTGCAGCATCTAAAGCAATCTTCATTCTTCTTGACCAAGTTAACGTATCGCATACTCCTTTTAAACACCAAAAAACCAATAGTTTAATACCAATATCAAAAATGTTTCCCATTATAAGCACACTGACTTAACAAATATACAGATTCAACACGACTGCTTGTGTCTCAAAACACGATTACCGTTAGCTTGAACAAACATGAGTTGGTCAACGACAGTTTTCTTTCTCGTTCAATTTAGTGCTCCTACCAAAATAGCTTGCTCAAAAAGAATTATTGTGATTATGATGTTTCTTTCACATGATTAAAGTTCTATTGGAGGGACATGATTCATCAAACACAGATTGTCACTTAGAGGTGGCAAATTCAACCCGTTTACTTATACATGGGTTGATTTGGGTATTTTCTATCTCAAATGGGTCACTTTTTAAAAACAGCTAAAACAGAAACAGGTCATGTGAGTTACAAATTGCCCAAAGTGTATTCTTAGCCACTTTACCCGATCCGACTATTATGAAACATCGCAAAAAGTACTTGAACTGACCCATTACCAGAAATGCCCATTTTGCAACCACTACCACAAATTCATAACTAACGATGCACGTAAATAGCAATAAACATATAGGAAGCTATAAAATTAGTCCAGTGACTAACTGCGAAACAAATTTTTCTCTAAGCTCCCGGATGCCATATACTCATACACCAAAAGACGATGATCTTCCTCACAACAATATCCAATGAGCTTCACAAGATTCGGGTGTTGCAATTGCCCTAAATAATTCACTTCAGCCTGAAAAAAGgataaatttttttaaaataatactaacATTTTAAGACAGGTAAATTGTTCTTCATATACGTACCAGCCATTCCCTATCACCTTGAATTCCTTCGGGATCGAGCTCTTTAACAGCAACTTGAATTTTTGCATAACCGGGTCTCACATTTTCATCAATAACTCCTTTATAAACAACACCGAATCCACCCTCACCTAGAACTTGATCGGGCCTAAATAATTTGGTGGCTATTCGCATCTCATCGTATGTAAATATATCAAGATTACTATATCCAGGATTCTGCCTTAAATCTTTAACATCTTTGTTGATCACCACTATACTACTGGGACTTTTAATATTCGGTGAATCCAAAACACTCTGTTTTGATGGAATCTTCAATGCATCTTTATTTGGTGTTTGTTGAATTTCTCctgaaattttcaatttttaatcAACAAATGCTATGATCTCAATAAGTAACTGACCAATTTATATGATTTAACAAAACTTTAAATTTGTTTATAACTGCAAATAATGTAAAGGAACCAAGTCTACATATGGAATCGAACATAAATCATACTCCTTGTTGGTTTGTTTTGAATATAAACCGAAACAAGACATAAATCCTCTTTATATTAAGACTAATTTTCAAACTATTTCATATAAACTAACAGAATCTTGGATGCAAACTTGCAGGAACATTTAGTTCTAAAAAGATAAAACCTTTATGTAAAATAAGAATAAGAGAATTATGGAGACTACATTTGGAAACaagaaaaatgaataaaaataaccTTTTTTTAATATATTGCAAACTATAACTACATAAATTGAGTCTAACCATCATCAACCGACATAGGGCTAATCTACTTAATAAGAATGCACAAAATGAACAGAATAAAAATTAATCAAAATGATATGAAATTAGCAATACCTGGCTTTGTCTGGAAACAATGTTGTTCATCATACTCAGAACTAAAACAAGTACCCATCaaacaatcaatcaatcaatcaatcaatcaatcaatctatAAACAAAATCCACCCAGATTCAATTTCTCACAATCAACACATTGTTAGTGACTTTACAGTGATAAACACTATAGAACATAAAAAGTTGAACATCAATGTTTTATAACATTTCTCAATTATTTCAAGAAAAGATTTTTACCATTTTATTTTCACAAATCTACAGTTTTTCAATCTGGGTTTTGTAGATTGTGAAAAGGGGTGATCAGAAATTGTAATTGTTTCAGTAGAAACCGATCTGGGTATCACTCAGAAATCAATTTGCAAACTCGTTAGTGTAATA comes from Rutidosis leptorrhynchoides isolate AG116_Rl617_1_P2 chromosome 4, CSIRO_AGI_Rlap_v1, whole genome shotgun sequence and encodes:
- the LOC139839808 gene encoding probable serine/threonine-protein kinase PBL17; this translates as MGTCFSSEYDEQHCFQTKPGEIQQTPNKDALKIPSKQSVLDSPNIKSPSSIVVINKDVKDLRQNPGYSNLDIFTYDEMRIATKLFRPDQVLGEGGFGVVYKGVIDENVRPGYAKIQVAVKELDPEGIQGDREWLAEVNYLGQLQHPNLVKLIGYCCEEDHRLLVYEYMASGSLEKNLFRRVCDTLTWSRRMKIALDAAKGLAFLHDAERPIIYRDFKTSNILLDAEFNAKLSDFGLAKEGPMGDQTHVSTRVMGTYGYAAPEYVMTGHLTARSDIYGFGVVLLEMLIGRRAMDKSRPSREHNLVEWARPLLVHNKKLVRILDPRMEGQYSSKTAIKVANLAYQCLSQNPKGRPVMTQVVETLESIQTRDLGQEEALFQSGSGSVTLFEAPDFKKKENQVKGDGENEVPMEIKIS